Proteins encoded together in one Coffea arabica cultivar ET-39 chromosome 2c, Coffea Arabica ET-39 HiFi, whole genome shotgun sequence window:
- the LOC113726082 gene encoding glutaredoxin-C9-like: MQQATPYTTWPPTTATSAGGSTSLESQLSDSSKSAENDGMTSSTSQVTRLVSENAVIAFGRRGCCMCYVVKQLLLGLGVNPTIFYVDEEDEGAIIDELSKIAGVLEGDGNGKVQFPAVFVGGKLFGGLERVMATHITGELVPMLREARALWL, translated from the coding sequence CAGCAAGCAACACCATATACAACCTGGCCTCCGACCACCGCAACCTCCGCCGGCGGCTCCACCAGCCTCGAGTCACAGCTAAGTGACAGTAGCAAAAGTGCGGAAAATGATGGTATGACAAGTAGTACCAGTCAGGTAACGAGACTGGTATCAGAAAATGCAGTGATTGCGTTTGGGAGACGAGGGTGCTGCATGTGCTATGTTGTCAAGCAACTGTTGCTGGGCCTTGGCGTTAATCCCACCATTTTTTACGTTGACGAGGAAGATGAAGGGGCAATAATCGATGAGCTATCGAAAATCGCAGGCGTTTTGGAAGGGGATGGCAATGGGAAGGTGCAATTTCCGGCTGTTTTTGTGGGCGGAAAGTTGTTTGGAGGGTTAGAAAGAGTGATGGCTACACATATTACCGGCGAATTGGTGCCTATGTTGAGAGAAGCTCGAGCTCTGTGGCTTTGA
- the LOC113723915 gene encoding homeobox-leucine zipper protein ATHB-52-like, producing the protein MDYHHIQSSVRKNELKFHKKRLTQDQVSLLEKSFNFNNKLDPDRRSQLAHELGLPPRKVAIWYQNKRARWKNENLEVDHKALQLRLENLLADNERLQSEVERLKQELHKAQEMLLSVNNTPYSSLSSQISSSCDEAGSSSLVHGSRNHLDKDFFACLIGGEGQFGNTNDQEFFRSSIS; encoded by the coding sequence ATGGATTACCACCACATTCAGTCAAGCGTTCGAAAAAACGAACTCAAATTTCACAAGAAAAGGCTAACTCAAGATCAGGTTAGTCTCCTAGAAAAAAGCTTTAATTTCAATAACAAACTGGATCCAGATCGCAGGTCCCAACTAGCCCACGAGCTGGGTCTACCACCTCGCAAGGTTGCAATTTGGTACCAAAACAAGCGTGCCCGGTGGAAGAATGAAAACCTTGAGGTTGATCACAAGGCTTTGCAGCTAAGACTGGAAAATCTGTTAGCAGATAATGAGAGGCTTCAAAGTGAAGTTGAGAGGCTTAAGCAGGAGTTGCATAAGGCTCAAGAAATGCTGTTATCGGTGAACAATACGCCTTATTCTTCTCTTTCCTCCCAGATCTCTAGCAGTTGTGATGAAGCTGGAAGCTCGAGTTTGGTTCATGGATCCAGGAATCACTTGGACAAGGACTTCTTTGCTTGTTTGATTGGCGGCGAAGGTCAGTTTGGGAACACAAATGATCAAGAATTTTTCCGTTCATCTATTTCTTGA
- the LOC113723916 gene encoding NAC transcription factor 29-like, with protein sequence MEGINVLPPGFRFHPTDEELINYYLKNKVSSATNPLVSIIAEIDLYKFNPWDLPDKALFGESEWFFFSPRDRKYPNGARPNRSAASGYWKATGTDKPILSYASQCIGVKKALVFYKGRAPNGTKTNWMMHEYRLLNDSHHSLVQKGSMRLDDWVLCRVRQKSNNSIEPREGNAKSRSKRTFPCGFDAYGEGEIAQNISYFGNNHWHPQQNSDRLIPYGHLDIQGGTSSDQSSSQENFEPSQVNINMNHSMKDALESIKRVLSLGNLDEQGSKLPNKRLRSSLTPSSTYLENSGIFVIPNNP encoded by the exons ATGGAAGGCATCAATGTTCTCCCGCCAGGTTTCAGATTTCACCCCACTGATGAGGAGCTCATCAATTATTACCTCAAGAACAAAGTCTCTTCTGCCACAAATCCCTTAGTTTCCATCATAGCTGAAATTGATCTCTACAAGTTCAATCCTTGGGACCTTCCCG ACAAAGCCTTGTTTGGTGAAAGTGAATGGTTTTTCTTCAGCCCCCGAGATAGGAAATACCCCAACGGGGCTCGTCCGAATCGATCAGCTGCATCCGGCTACTGGAAAGCCACAGGAACTGATAAACCTATCCTTTCTTATGCGTCACAGTGCATTGGGGTGAAGAAAGCTCTGGTATTCTACAAAGGTCGTGCTCCAAATGGCACGAAGACTAACTGGATGATGCATGAATATAGGCTTCTCAATGATAGCCATCATTCTTTAGTGCAGAAAGGATCGATGAGA CTGGATGACTGGGTATTATGCCGTGTTCGGCAGAAGAGCAATAATAGCATTGAGCCAAGGGAAGGAAACGCCAAAAGCAGGTCCAAGCGGACATTCCCTTGTGGCTTCGACGCCTATGGAGAAGGAGAAATCGCTCAGAATATCAGCTATTTTGGAAATAACCATTGGCATCCACAACAAAACTCTGATAGACTAATTCCATATGGGCATCTTGATATTCAAGGAGGAACTTCATCGGATCAATCGAGCTCCCAAGAAAATTTCGAACCATCCCAAGTTAATATTAACATGAACCATTCAATGAAAGATGCATTAGAAAGCATCAAAAGAGTGCTCTCCCTCGGGAATTTAGATGAACAGGGATCAAAACTGCCAAATAAGCGATTACGTTCTTCTTTAACTCCATCATCAACTTATTTGGAAAACTCAGGCATATTTGTGATTCCTAATAATCCATAG